A genomic stretch from Deltaproteobacteria bacterium includes:
- a CDS encoding (Fe-S)-binding protein: protein MLRDYVETINHCLKCGACKTAFGPFMPICPSGLKFGFESHYAVGRIEIAKAVIDGRLQLNANLMKRIYTCTDCGGCDEQCGPNIGVFPMRIIEEIKYEAIEKGLIPPEVRDFLKNIGRHGNPYLETAENRAKWADDLGVETYSDQEFLFYVGCVGSYDERGKSMARALAGLLLKAGVSFGILGSGEVCDGNEVNKVGEKGLFEYLAKENIRTFQERGVKKIFTLSPHSFNALKNDYPRLGMTAEPLHYTQLLSQLLDSGVISPKKEMGKRVTFHDPCFLGRHNGDYESARAVLGAIPGLELIEMEMNRHNAFCCGGGGGNFFTDMLGGGPRSPARVRIRQSLETGAEMVAVACPNCARMLDDAANAEGVEDKIVVKDIAEILEEVC from the coding sequence ATGCTGAGAGACTATGTGGAAACAATTAACCATTGCCTGAAATGCGGTGCGTGCAAGACGGCCTTTGGCCCCTTTATGCCCATCTGCCCGTCTGGCCTCAAATTCGGTTTTGAGTCCCATTATGCCGTGGGAAGGATTGAAATCGCCAAGGCCGTCATCGACGGCAGACTGCAATTGAATGCCAACCTGATGAAACGCATCTATACCTGCACCGATTGTGGTGGATGCGATGAACAATGCGGGCCGAACATCGGTGTGTTTCCGATGAGGATTATTGAGGAAATCAAATACGAGGCCATCGAAAAGGGCTTGATTCCTCCCGAGGTGAGAGATTTTCTGAAAAACATCGGCCGGCATGGAAACCCGTACCTGGAAACAGCGGAGAATCGAGCGAAATGGGCCGATGACCTGGGTGTCGAGACCTACTCCGATCAGGAGTTCCTTTTCTATGTGGGCTGTGTGGGATCCTACGACGAAAGGGGCAAGAGCATGGCCAGGGCCCTGGCAGGCCTGCTCTTGAAAGCCGGTGTCAGTTTCGGAATCCTGGGATCCGGGGAGGTCTGCGATGGGAATGAAGTGAACAAGGTCGGCGAGAAGGGGCTGTTTGAGTACCTTGCGAAAGAGAATATCCGGACTTTCCAGGAGAGGGGCGTCAAAAAGATCTTCACGCTATCCCCCCACAGTTTCAACGCCCTGAAAAATGATTACCCGCGCTTGGGGATGACGGCGGAGCCCCTTCACTACACACAGCTTTTGAGCCAACTTCTGGATTCCGGGGTCATCAGCCCGAAAAAAGAGATGGGAAAACGGGTCACGTTCCACGATCCCTGCTTCCTGGGGAGACACAACGGCGACTATGAGTCTGCAAGGGCGGTACTGGGGGCAATTCCGGGACTTGAACTGATTGAGATGGAAATGAACCGGCACAACGCATTCTGCTGCGGCGGCGGAGGGGGGAATTTTTTTACGGACATGCTGGGAGGCGGGCCTCGAAGCCCTGCGCGCGTTCGAATCAGGCAGTCCCTGGAGACGGGCGCGGAAATGGTTGCGGTGGCCTGTCCCAACTGCGCCAGGATGCTGGATGATGCGGCAAACGCGGAAGGCGTGGAAGACAAGATTGTCGTAAAAGATATCGCTGAGATACTGGAAGAGGTCTGCTGA
- a CDS encoding AMP-binding protein, with protein MVIGDTLERNRRFYPDRMAVTDGKRRISHKEFTDNVFRLMNALLDLKLARGDRVACLLSNVPEIMELYFAVPFSGMIIVPLNYRLSPRELQFQLEDSGARVLVVEEQFISKIEPIRAELKGIREFVLVGQPRGGYFDYEEVRSGYAPDIPKGIEVHEDDVACINYTSGTTGKPKGVMLTHRNMLSQVYAYKGFSGRWAGDGTDVIMASYPLFHVGVIGNFAGLVMGMQNVIANFDPRTIYTVLEKERVTKWCTAPIMLEMTFSNGQDPSDYDLSHLHFIASAGQPQKLSTVKKAFEVFPNPELYFTVGLGLSETFSWVNFSHINRGNLSKVEALMETSPIRTEHIPAGMCGPLPHVDLRIVDEGGADVAPGVVGEIITKGDHVMKGYWKKPDETADVIRDGWLHTGDLGMQHPDDPACCFVVGRKKEMIVSGAENIYPAEVELAIQKHPAVKSVVAFGVPDRKWGETVKAAVILKAGARASEEDIIEFCKKYIASYKKPTSIYFVEDFPRNTFGKVLKGELVRMVVEGELKSV; from the coding sequence ATGGTTATCGGCGATACACTCGAAAGAAACAGAAGATTCTATCCGGACCGGATGGCCGTCACGGATGGCAAACGGCGCATCAGTCACAAGGAGTTCACCGACAATGTGTTCCGGCTGATGAATGCCCTCCTAGATTTGAAGCTTGCCAGGGGCGATCGGGTGGCCTGTCTGCTGTCCAACGTGCCGGAGATCATGGAGCTCTATTTCGCGGTCCCCTTTTCCGGAATGATCATTGTACCCCTGAACTATCGGCTGTCTCCCCGGGAACTCCAGTTCCAGCTCGAGGACTCCGGCGCCCGGGTGCTCGTGGTGGAAGAGCAGTTTATTAGCAAGATCGAGCCGATTCGGGCGGAACTGAAGGGAATCAGGGAGTTCGTACTCGTGGGGCAGCCCAGGGGAGGATACTTCGACTATGAAGAGGTGCGGTCGGGTTACGCCCCGGATATTCCCAAGGGGATCGAGGTGCACGAAGATGACGTGGCCTGCATCAACTATACAAGCGGAACGACCGGGAAGCCGAAGGGTGTCATGCTGACGCACCGGAATATGCTTTCTCAGGTATATGCCTATAAGGGTTTTTCCGGAAGGTGGGCCGGTGACGGTACCGACGTGATCATGGCCAGCTATCCCCTGTTCCACGTGGGCGTTATCGGCAACTTTGCAGGTCTGGTGATGGGCATGCAGAATGTGATCGCCAATTTCGACCCCCGGACCATCTACACGGTTCTCGAGAAGGAAAGGGTGACGAAATGGTGTACGGCCCCCATCATGCTCGAGATGACCTTTTCCAACGGTCAGGACCCCTCCGATTATGATTTGTCTCACCTGCACTTTATTGCATCCGCCGGCCAACCCCAGAAGCTTTCCACGGTCAAGAAAGCCTTTGAGGTATTCCCGAATCCCGAACTGTATTTCACGGTGGGTCTGGGCCTTTCCGAAACCTTCTCATGGGTCAATTTTTCCCACATTAACCGGGGAAATCTCTCGAAGGTGGAGGCGCTCATGGAGACATCTCCCATCCGGACGGAACACATCCCGGCAGGCATGTGCGGTCCCCTACCCCATGTGGATCTTAGGATCGTCGACGAGGGGGGAGCGGATGTTGCCCCGGGTGTTGTGGGAGAGATTATCACGAAGGGTGACCATGTCATGAAAGGATACTGGAAAAAGCCCGATGAAACGGCCGATGTCATCCGAGACGGGTGGCTCCACACCGGGGATCTGGGAATGCAGCATCCGGATGATCCGGCCTGCTGTTTTGTCGTGGGCAGAAAAAAGGAGATGATCGTGAGCGGAGCCGAGAACATCTACCCGGCAGAGGTTGAGCTGGCCATCCAGAAACACCCCGCTGTCAAATCGGTGGTGGCCTTCGGCGTGCCGGACAGGAAGTGGGGGGAGACCGTTAAGGCCGCCGTAATCCTCAAAGCGGGAGCCCGAGCCAGTGAAGAGGATATCATTGAATTTTGCAAGAAGTATATTGCAAGCTACAAGAAACCCACTTCCATATATTTCGTAGAGGATTTCCCCCGAAATACGTTTGGGAAGGTCCTCAAAGGGGAACTGGTTCGTATGGTTGTGGAGGGAGAACTGAAGAGTGTTTAG
- a CDS encoding FAD-dependent oxidoreductase — MGGIETEDREQGESSVTLPRLFSPIQVGRIEIRNRIAMAPMGTLGMVNPDGSLKSRVIDYYTERAKGGTGLIITGITKVERKIVNMPKANIPFISWNDASSYGELAERVHHFGSKVFVQLTAGFGRVSIPEHMEGVPVSASAIPNVWDPSIICRALETAEVEEIVKAFGDAAEIVAHTGCDGVELHGHEGYLLDQFATGIWNQREDRYGGPALENRLQFAIEIIREIKSRVGEDFPVCYRVGLRHMTKGLNRGALPGEEFEEAGRDLEEGLELLKILENAGVDLFHVDKGCYDSWYWAHPPVYMPYGNMIDMAREAKKVVQVPVIGVGRMDDPELAIRTIEEGMADIIAIGRGLLADPSWPNKVAEKRFADIRPCLGCQYGCMYRLRQKKPLSCSMNPACGREKTYGIGAADRKKRIVIIGGGVAGMEAARVAALRGHEVILYEKSERLGGHLPLIEKLSFKHGQERLLRYYLQQMEKLRVQVKYGVEVSGTMMETEDFDALLVATGSRAELPESVEIRNHEHVLTCVDLLKGERDVGNKIVVIGGGLMGCEVALWLRNMGKEVCVLEILPEILADGVQAANRQMLMDMLVFNRVAIRTNARAMEIMKDRVVYRDEKSGDRVEVEAEGVIFATGLRPVNALYRYLYREYPNVYAIGDCGGGRRIHDAIWSAYGLVRDL, encoded by the coding sequence ATGGGCGGAATCGAAACAGAGGATCGGGAACAGGGAGAATCATCGGTGACGCTACCCAGGCTTTTCAGTCCCATACAGGTGGGAAGGATCGAGATTCGGAATCGCATTGCCATGGCCCCCATGGGGACCCTGGGAATGGTGAACCCCGACGGCAGCCTGAAATCCAGGGTCATCGATTACTACACCGAGCGGGCAAAAGGCGGGACGGGCCTGATTATCACGGGAATTACTAAGGTAGAACGTAAGATCGTAAATATGCCAAAAGCGAATATTCCCTTTATTTCTTGGAACGATGCCTCCTCTTATGGGGAGCTTGCAGAGAGGGTACATCATTTTGGAAGCAAGGTGTTTGTTCAGCTTACCGCGGGGTTCGGCAGGGTGTCCATTCCGGAACACATGGAGGGCGTTCCCGTCTCGGCATCAGCCATTCCGAACGTGTGGGATCCTTCTATCATATGCAGGGCTCTGGAAACCGCCGAGGTGGAGGAGATCGTCAAGGCCTTCGGGGACGCTGCCGAAATCGTGGCGCATACGGGGTGTGACGGGGTAGAACTCCACGGGCACGAGGGCTATCTCCTGGACCAGTTCGCCACCGGGATATGGAACCAAAGAGAAGACAGATACGGCGGTCCGGCCCTTGAAAACAGGCTGCAGTTTGCCATTGAGATCATCCGGGAGATCAAGAGCCGGGTGGGAGAAGACTTCCCGGTCTGTTACCGTGTGGGCCTGCGGCACATGACGAAGGGCCTGAATCGGGGAGCGCTGCCAGGAGAGGAATTTGAGGAGGCTGGACGGGATCTGGAGGAGGGCCTGGAGCTGCTGAAGATTCTTGAGAACGCGGGCGTGGACCTGTTCCACGTGGACAAGGGGTGTTACGACAGTTGGTACTGGGCCCATCCTCCAGTCTATATGCCTTACGGGAATATGATCGACATGGCGCGGGAGGCCAAGAAGGTTGTCCAGGTGCCCGTCATCGGGGTCGGTCGCATGGACGATCCGGAACTGGCTATTCGAACCATCGAAGAAGGCATGGCGGACATCATCGCCATCGGCAGGGGGCTCCTGGCCGATCCGTCGTGGCCGAACAAGGTGGCGGAAAAACGCTTCGCGGATATCCGGCCCTGCCTGGGCTGCCAATATGGGTGCATGTACCGGCTTCGACAGAAGAAGCCTCTTTCCTGTTCCATGAATCCGGCCTGCGGAAGGGAGAAGACCTACGGCATCGGCGCGGCGGATCGCAAGAAGAGAATCGTAATCATCGGCGGTGGTGTGGCCGGTATGGAAGCGGCCCGGGTGGCCGCCCTCAGAGGACATGAGGTCATCCTGTATGAAAAGTCGGAACGACTCGGGGGACACCTGCCCCTGATCGAAAAACTGTCCTTCAAGCATGGCCAGGAAAGGCTGCTCCGGTACTATCTTCAGCAGATGGAAAAGCTTCGCGTCCAAGTGAAATACGGTGTGGAGGTGAGCGGGACCATGATGGAAACGGAGGATTTCGATGCGCTTCTGGTGGCCACGGGCTCAAGGGCTGAGCTGCCGGAGTCTGTTGAGATCCGGAACCACGAGCACGTTTTGACCTGTGTTGATCTTTTGAAAGGAGAAAGGGACGTAGGGAACAAGATCGTTGTCATCGGCGGCGGCCTGATGGGATGTGAAGTGGCCCTGTGGCTGAGAAACATGGGCAAGGAGGTTTGCGTTCTGGAAATACTGCCCGAGATTTTGGCAGACGGCGTCCAGGCGGCCAACCGCCAGATGCTCATGGACATGCTCGTCTTCAACCGGGTGGCCATCAGGACGAACGCCCGTGCGATGGAAATCATGAAGGACCGGGTTGTCTACCGGGATGAAAAAAGCGGCGACCGCGTCGAAGTGGAAGCGGAAGGCGTCATATTCGCTACAGGACTTCGGCCGGTCAATGCGTTGTACCGATACCTCTACCGGGAATATCCGAATGTCTACGCCATAGGCGATTGCGGGGGGGGCAGAAGGATCCATGACGCCATTTGGTCGGCGTATGGCTTGGTAAGGGACCTGTGA
- a CDS encoding TRAP transporter substrate-binding protein gives MIRKALVVSLCVFLIVAFGPVTSVAAKTVVLKMAMYQPAKHAFVKFYQSMLPKVKKITGGRVKVKLFHSSTLLKSTNMDEGINKGVADMGLSYPPMVSASIPFMGLTDLPGIWRDTKGFNDAFDNGVTDLYEQAYHEGGMKNIKIVGLANIGFWYIATTKKLVKVPSDLAGLKIAGCGRMHVKYIDACGGKGVYIPIVERYEAMERGIVDGGTGFTSNFVSWRFMEPCKYFLDFGHGLGPMMLIINSDSLKKIPEDLRASVLGILKLIVLSHRGVMAAETSFNHDVIMPQHMEYYRPTPEEVKLWRDAGKPLVEEWLSKTGPLGRKAMDIVEKYNQR, from the coding sequence ATGATAAGAAAAGCTTTAGTCGTGTCGTTGTGCGTCTTTCTAATTGTCGCCTTTGGCCCAGTGACATCCGTGGCGGCCAAGACGGTGGTACTCAAGATGGCCATGTATCAGCCCGCAAAGCACGCCTTTGTCAAATTCTACCAGTCCATGCTCCCGAAAGTAAAGAAGATCACTGGGGGACGGGTAAAGGTCAAGCTGTTTCATTCTTCAACACTGTTGAAGAGCACGAACATGGATGAGGGCATCAACAAAGGGGTTGCTGATATGGGCCTTTCCTATCCTCCGATGGTGTCCGCCAGTATCCCGTTTATGGGATTGACGGATCTGCCGGGCATCTGGAGAGATACCAAGGGGTTCAACGATGCCTTTGATAACGGCGTGACCGACCTCTACGAACAGGCCTATCACGAAGGGGGCATGAAAAACATCAAGATCGTGGGACTTGCAAATATCGGTTTCTGGTACATCGCCACCACAAAGAAGCTCGTCAAGGTCCCTTCGGATCTTGCGGGGTTGAAAATTGCCGGGTGCGGAAGGATGCACGTGAAGTACATCGATGCATGCGGGGGGAAAGGCGTTTATATCCCTATTGTTGAGCGCTATGAAGCCATGGAACGGGGCATCGTGGACGGAGGTACCGGTTTTACGAGCAATTTTGTGAGCTGGAGATTCATGGAGCCCTGCAAGTATTTCCTGGACTTCGGTCACGGGCTCGGGCCCATGATGTTGATCATCAACAGCGACTCCCTGAAAAAGATTCCAGAAGACCTGCGGGCTTCTGTCCTGGGAATTCTCAAACTGATCGTCTTGTCCCACAGGGGTGTCATGGCAGCAGAAACCAGCTTCAACCATGATGTGATCATGCCGCAGCATATGGAATATTACAGGCCGACGCCTGAAGAGGTCAAACTGTGGCGGGATGCCGGGAAACCCTTGGTGGAGGAATGGCTTTCCAAAACAGGGCCCCTCGGCAGGAAGGCCATGGACATTGTCGAGAAATACAACCAGCGCTAG
- a CDS encoding TRAP transporter substrate-binding protein — protein sequence MKKLLLTALCVLFLLVVMPLHGVAGGAVTLKMAMYQPANHAFVRYYTAMMPMVEKITGGKIKIKIYHSATLLRSTEMDVGINKGVADIGFSYPPMMSASIPFLGLTDLPGIWRDTKGFNDAFDNGLTELYEEAYYQAGLTNLKVIGLTNIGFWYPCANTKKEVRVPADMKGLKIKGMGRMHVKYVDACGGTGVNVPIAECYESIERGVIDGCTGFTSNFVSWKLMEPCKYFVDFAPGLGPMMLIVNKKSLERKVPKELREPLLEILTLLVKAHRGVMLADDAYNHDIVMPQHMKYYRPNAEERKAWIEAGRPLVEEWLSKTGALGKKAMEIVEKYNQR from the coding sequence ATGAAAAAGCTCTTGTTGACTGCTCTCTGCGTATTGTTTCTACTGGTGGTTATGCCGCTGCATGGGGTTGCCGGCGGCGCGGTGACCCTGAAAATGGCTATGTATCAGCCTGCCAATCACGCGTTTGTGAGGTATTATACGGCCATGATGCCCATGGTGGAAAAGATCACCGGCGGCAAGATCAAGATCAAGATTTACCACTCGGCGACGCTCTTGCGGAGCACGGAAATGGACGTGGGGATCAACAAAGGGGTAGCGGATATCGGCTTTTCATATCCGCCGATGATGTCGGCCAGCATCCCCTTTCTGGGATTGACGGATTTGCCGGGCATCTGGAGGGATACCAAGGGATTCAACGATGCCTTTGACAATGGGCTGACAGAGCTCTACGAGGAGGCCTATTACCAGGCTGGTCTCACGAATCTGAAGGTCATCGGCCTGACCAATATCGGCTTCTGGTATCCCTGCGCGAACACGAAGAAGGAAGTGCGCGTGCCTGCCGACATGAAGGGCCTGAAAATCAAGGGAATGGGTCGCATGCATGTAAAATACGTGGACGCTTGCGGCGGCACGGGCGTGAACGTCCCCATTGCCGAATGCTACGAGTCCATCGAGCGCGGCGTCATTGACGGGTGCACCGGTTTCACGAGCAACTTCGTGAGCTGGAAGTTGATGGAGCCCTGCAAGTATTTCGTGGACTTTGCCCCGGGACTGGGCCCCATGATGCTCATCGTCAACAAGAAGTCTCTTGAAAGAAAGGTCCCGAAGGAATTGAGAGAACCGCTGTTGGAGATTCTGACCCTTTTGGTGAAGGCGCATCGGGGCGTCATGTTGGCGGACGATGCGTACAATCACGATATTGTCATGCCCCAACACATGAAGTACTACCGGCCCAACGCCGAAGAAAGGAAGGCCTGGATCGAAGCGGGTAGGCCGCTGGTCGAGGAGTGGCTTTCAAAAACCGGCGCGCTCGGCAAAAAGGCCATGGAAATCGTGGAAAAGTATAATCAACGTTAA
- a CDS encoding TRAP transporter small permease subunit, translating to MSGFARIAGGIDKVNSFLGQVAYVLIALQAGFVVVAIFRRYVLNNPFKAATEIGQIAMVFVSMLGAAYVLKIGGHIHVEVFVVRLKPRIRDFIMGLNYIVFGIPYCAAITYYCFLFVQSSYTIKEHSQGAFILLWPIKSVCVLGFILLGLQFLISGVRLIQLSLGASCTQGVSHA from the coding sequence ATGTCGGGATTTGCTAGAATTGCTGGAGGTATCGATAAGGTTAACAGTTTCCTCGGGCAGGTGGCGTATGTGCTTATTGCGCTGCAAGCGGGATTCGTGGTGGTGGCCATATTCCGGCGCTACGTGTTGAATAATCCCTTCAAGGCGGCCACGGAGATCGGCCAGATCGCGATGGTATTTGTATCCATGCTGGGTGCTGCCTATGTGCTGAAGATCGGAGGGCACATCCACGTGGAGGTCTTCGTAGTCAGGCTCAAGCCCAGGATTCGGGACTTCATCATGGGTCTGAACTACATCGTGTTCGGCATTCCCTATTGCGCGGCCATCACCTACTACTGCTTCTTATTTGTTCAGTCGTCCTACACAATCAAGGAGCATTCCCAGGGGGCTTTCATCCTCCTATGGCCCATCAAGAGCGTGTGTGTCCTTGGCTTTATTCTTCTGGGATTGCAGTTCCTGATTTCAGGCGTTCGCCTTATTCAGCTGTCCCTGGGGGCCAGTTGCACGCAAGGAGTGTCCCATGCTTGA
- a CDS encoding TRAP transporter large permease subunit, translated as MLEPMTGGIIGVCLLLILLFLGLPIFVCLGFAGTMGLILIEGFSGMTLAISNVVWTQVTSVGLLAVPVFILMGNIVGAHEFGRDLYDTASKWLGRVPGSLAIVSTIVSALFGFMCGSGIAGTATIGGVAQPEMERKGYNRRLALGTHAMGGGLSAIIPPSILMILYAVQAECSMGRMFFAGIVPGLLLTILMAAYISGRAIINPALCPKPEPVSTMEKVKSLVNLIPLVILFLVVLGGIYAGIWAPTEAGAAGAFFVLLIVIFYGRLTRQSLKKAIASAGRTTVMIYMLVVGANIFSLLCFASGISDWLQEFILSFKLPNWGIIIILLLMITILGCFLDVMALLLIVLPISLPIVKSLGYDPVWWGIIMIVGCELAMITPPIGIHLFVILGIAEEGTTLWDVAMGAAPFVVVIWILFALLILFPELALWLPGHMR; from the coding sequence ATGCTTGAGCCCATGACCGGTGGAATAATTGGTGTCTGTCTGCTGCTGATTCTCCTTTTTCTGGGTTTGCCCATATTCGTGTGCCTGGGTTTTGCAGGAACCATGGGTCTCATCCTGATTGAAGGGTTTTCGGGGATGACCCTGGCCATCTCCAACGTTGTCTGGACCCAGGTAACGAGCGTGGGCCTGCTTGCCGTCCCCGTCTTCATCCTAATGGGCAATATAGTGGGCGCTCATGAATTCGGGAGGGACCTCTACGATACGGCTTCCAAATGGCTCGGCAGGGTACCCGGGAGCCTGGCTATTGTGAGTACCATCGTTTCGGCCCTATTCGGTTTCATGTGCGGTTCCGGGATCGCCGGAACCGCCACCATCGGCGGCGTGGCCCAACCGGAAATGGAGAGAAAAGGATACAACCGGCGGTTGGCGCTGGGGACTCACGCCATGGGCGGGGGCCTGTCGGCAATTATTCCCCCAAGCATATTGATGATTCTCTACGCAGTCCAGGCCGAGTGCTCCATGGGACGGATGTTCTTCGCAGGTATCGTGCCAGGGCTTCTCCTCACCATTCTGATGGCCGCCTACATCTCCGGGCGGGCTATCATCAACCCGGCATTATGCCCAAAACCGGAGCCGGTTTCGACCATGGAAAAGGTGAAATCCCTGGTCAATCTGATCCCGCTTGTGATCCTGTTCCTGGTGGTTTTGGGCGGTATCTACGCAGGGATCTGGGCCCCCACGGAGGCGGGAGCGGCCGGCGCCTTTTTCGTACTACTCATCGTGATCTTTTACGGTCGTCTGACCCGGCAGTCCCTCAAGAAGGCAATCGCCAGCGCCGGTAGAACCACGGTCATGATCTACATGCTGGTAGTTGGAGCCAATATCTTTTCCTTGCTCTGCTTTGCGAGTGGGATCAGTGACTGGCTTCAGGAGTTTATCCTCAGTTTCAAGCTGCCCAACTGGGGAATCATAATCATACTTCTGTTGATGATCACGATTCTGGGATGTTTTCTCGACGTGATGGCCCTGCTCCTCATCGTCCTTCCCATTTCGCTGCCTATTGTCAAAAGTTTGGGCTATGACCCTGTCTGGTGGGGCATCATCATGATCGTCGGATGTGAACTGGCCATGATCACCCCTCCCATCGGAATTCATCTTTTCGTCATCCTGGGGATTGCCGAAGAAGGTACCACATTGTGGGATGTTGCAATGGGGGCGGCGCCGTTCGTGGTGGTCATCTGGATCCTGTTTGCTTTGCTGATCCTGTTTCCCGAGCTCGCTCTGTGGTTACCGGGACATATGCGATGA
- a CDS encoding AMP-binding protein: protein MEFVSSGDFTFKRYVGKERNLKFIIEDKAKEKPDFPKLLFGHEEITYGELNRRSNALANSLLALGLGKGSHVAVMFNNCPQIIYSWIGLSKIGAIWVPVNPAYKGDILAYTLDHSDSEALITRYEYLERLVPIQDRLKTLKTVIVCPERPREDDPLAALPFRQYSFDRFLANGSVDNPDIEVADSDIMAISYTSGTTGPPKGCLQYQAQAYRFSQNTILQRTQEGVLRKGDRMLNVCPLIHVAGLWVDFYSSISLDLPLATADFSASQFWKHVHDYRATYCYLLGTMPGILLRTPQCEWEKDNTLRSCLIIPYNPEEVEAFKRRFGIRDVATGYGLSEGHSAFGAVNPPVPTLGKQLSRTGCVELIREDGMPCGPGESGELCLRPDPEEPWELFAGYYKDPEETVKTMRGFWLHTGDMARKGEDGYFIFVDRVKHAIRRGGENISSVKIEECLNSHPDVCESAVVAVPSEISEDEIKAYVEVREGVKLEVEDLVRYLDERLPYFMVPRYYEFVVSIPKTATEKVRKGELKEKGLTGREVDIRKMGVKLTKK from the coding sequence ATGGAATTCGTGTCATCGGGTGATTTCACATTCAAAAGATATGTGGGCAAAGAGCGAAATCTGAAATTCATCATCGAAGACAAGGCGAAAGAGAAGCCGGATTTCCCGAAGCTTCTTTTCGGCCATGAGGAGATTACTTACGGGGAATTAAACAGGCGATCCAATGCCCTGGCCAATAGCCTGCTGGCCCTGGGCCTGGGTAAGGGAAGCCATGTGGCCGTCATGTTCAACAATTGCCCGCAGATCATTTACAGCTGGATAGGGCTTTCAAAGATTGGGGCCATCTGGGTGCCCGTTAATCCAGCCTACAAGGGCGATATCCTTGCCTACACGCTCGACCATTCGGATTCGGAGGCCCTGATTACCCGATACGAATATCTGGAGAGGCTGGTTCCCATCCAGGACCGGCTGAAGACCCTGAAAACCGTTATCGTCTGTCCGGAAAGGCCGCGGGAAGATGATCCGCTGGCAGCCCTGCCGTTCCGGCAGTATTCGTTTGACCGCTTCTTGGCAAACGGCTCCGTGGACAATCCCGACATCGAGGTCGCCGACAGCGATATCATGGCTATCTCCTATACGTCAGGCACCACTGGACCTCCCAAGGGATGTCTCCAGTACCAGGCGCAGGCGTACCGTTTCAGCCAAAATACCATCCTCCAGAGAACGCAAGAGGGCGTTCTCAGGAAGGGGGACAGGATGCTGAACGTTTGTCCCCTGATTCATGTGGCGGGACTCTGGGTCGATTTCTACAGTTCCATCTCGCTGGATCTGCCTTTGGCTACGGCTGATTTTTCGGCATCCCAATTCTGGAAGCACGTGCATGACTACCGGGCCACCTACTGTTATCTCCTGGGAACCATGCCGGGGATCCTGTTGCGAACGCCGCAATGCGAGTGGGAGAAAGACAATACCTTACGGAGCTGTCTGATCATTCCTTACAATCCTGAAGAAGTGGAGGCTTTCAAAAGGAGATTCGGGATCCGGGATGTGGCTACGGGGTATGGTCTGAGTGAAGGGCATTCGGCTTTCGGCGCTGTCAATCCGCCCGTGCCGACTCTCGGTAAGCAGCTTTCACGCACGGGCTGCGTGGAGCTGATAAGGGAAGACGGCATGCCTTGTGGGCCGGGAGAATCGGGGGAGCTGTGCCTTCGTCCAGATCCGGAAGAGCCGTGGGAATTGTTTGCCGGGTATTACAAGGATCCCGAGGAGACGGTGAAGACCATGAGGGGGTTTTGGTTGCATACGGGAGATATGGCCCGCAAGGGTGAAGACGGCTACTTTATCTTCGTCGACCGGGTCAAGCACGCGATTCGCCGGGGCGGCGAGAACATCTCTTCGGTCAAGATCGAGGAATGCCTCAATAGCCATCCGGATGTCTGTGAATCCGCAGTGGTCGCCGTTCCTTCTGAGATCAGCGAGGATGAAATCAAGGCCTATGTGGAGGTCCGGGAAGGCGTGAAACTGGAGGTAGAGGATTTGGTCCGGTATTTGGATGAAAGGCTCCCCTATTTTATGGTGCCGCGCTATTACGAATTTGTGGTTAGCATCCCCAAGACGGCAACGGAAAAGGTGAGGAAAGGGGAGCTCAAGGAGAAGGGTCTGACCGGCCGGGAGGTGGATATCAGAAAGATGGGTGTGAAGCTGACCAAAAAATAG
- a CDS encoding enoyl-CoA hydratase/isomerase family protein: MYEKRKHIARLFLNRPEAGNALDPNLGGKLLLALKEVQSEDAIRVVVLTGAGKAFCAGGDVRFLLGDISRRTVLEIRDFLKEMGMPILTLRELRQAVIAAINGPAVGAGFDLLLNCVFRVSSQDATMGPTWIRNGIIPALGW; the protein is encoded by the coding sequence ATCTACGAAAAGCGGAAGCACATAGCCAGGCTGTTCCTCAACAGGCCCGAAGCGGGCAATGCGCTGGATCCAAACCTGGGAGGGAAGCTTCTGCTTGCATTGAAAGAAGTTCAAAGCGAGGACGCGATCCGGGTTGTGGTCTTGACCGGTGCGGGAAAGGCGTTTTGTGCCGGAGGAGATGTGAGATTTCTTCTCGGTGATATCTCGAGGAGAACGGTCCTGGAGATCCGGGATTTTTTGAAAGAGATGGGCATGCCGATCCTCACGCTGAGAGAGTTAAGGCAAGCGGTCATCGCTGCAATCAACGGGCCGGCAGTTGGGGCCGGGTTTGACCTGCTGTTAAACTGTGTTTTCAGGGTGAGTTCCCAGGATGCCACGATGGGCCCTACCTGGATCCGAAACGGTATCATTCCCGCTCTGGGCTGGTAA